From the genome of Miscanthus floridulus cultivar M001 chromosome 10, ASM1932011v1, whole genome shotgun sequence, one region includes:
- the LOC136487190 gene encoding putative disease resistance protein RGA4, translated as MDSMADMMRKLGWIAWCLTVVGWFLSPIISLLVNKIFVYLVFNTSKKLKELENETIPKLKQTLGVVEEQTMLRAAEDKGSQSNLKILDSMKKDLMSALYEAEDILDLLDYRRIEKDLHLGDDDSRWVENQLGAACAWIARCKGSSFGRWIHVTLAAVMKRAQSMTQQGQFLIQGWRHSRQNFDLFCMCRDIKIAGAAVLQCAQSWYQQLEQLFRCIILRRSGALLPVSRLAPQPPCLESRGSVFVPVEPTRRPAEEMVDDEEIVEETQVVEGEAAEGIQDGEDGAMSEKIEEESSEGGEVGETSFEEEIEEDDVERKEGEPTSLSIFQYCARPMLTLFAKLCFYRDWPYGIVGIKSKKEDGSAAELVPITERISLRNRIKHIEDILTALKKSDMLNDTNSSSGTTTDADNESSSFTVKNTAKESRSNLKEIDKLYINIDKIVFGRDKDRADIIRMLREGPDTYAASSSTSKPYSVIGIYGITGSGKSTLAQYVCDHEKYAGHFNLIMFVLVGKTFSMDLIFRDMLEQITQSRPSKDNDLESLKAELKKELKDKCFLLVLDDVWVNGDNMKERRILLDVLLVGQSGSRILVTAQKTDAAAALGAQEKMQIPIPDLEEEQYLSMFMHYALEDSQVTGNDYERYKAVGRKITKKLRRSPIAAITVAARLKSESRIDFWERTSNLDVLDETMGALWWSYQQLGVDIRRCFTYCSIFPKAYTLRRDEIVDLWIAQGFVNTRRNGTEELEDIGYSYFDELQTFSFLQVRRRTILGEAVDFTIHDLLHELAERVSGSEFYRIVSNGSPKEIPRGVHHLFIETNNGSEIVEKILDMGNLRTLIIQEPRGTMRKYHDLVKVTDRLFMSLRKLRVLIVKLRHCRNELSVPVSIYQMKHLRYLRVAFIVGHLILPSTFSKLYHIQTIDIPCFRASCPENMANLIYLRHISASLSFPNIGRLTSLQTMGSFSVKEAQGYELKQLMHLNKLRGNLSIWGLEVVGSKEEALEAYLCNKERLRELKLTFGWGNRVGPDMEAEVLEGLCPPKDLQELTILRYNGSRYPSWVLSGHHPDAPKHLHKLELYECSQLAAIPEDSELFIGLRKLCIYCCDWDRLPENMACLVSLQSLWIWDCDKIELLPTLPHQALKTIHIQGCPVLSRTCKEEGHPNWDMIQHISEQYICL; from the exons ATGGATTCCATGGCAGACATGATGAGGAAACTTGGATGGATAGCCTGGTGCTTAACTGTGGTAGGTTGGTTTCTGTCACCCATTATCAGCTTGCTCGTGAACAAGATCTTTGTGTACCTAGTGTTCAACACATCAAAAAAGCTCAAGGAGTTAGAGAATGAGACTATCCCAAAGCTGAAGCAGACGCTTGGTGTCGTGGAGGAGCAGACGATGCTCAGAGCAGCCGAAGACAAAGGGTCTCAAAGCAATCTGAAGATACTGGACAGCATGAAGAAGGATCTCATGTCTGCCTTGTATGAAGCCGAAGACATCCTAGATCTTCTCGATTATCGCCGGATCGAGAAGGATCTCCATCTTGGGGATGATGACAGCCGCTGGGTGGAGAACCAACTCGGTGCTGCTTGCGCCTGGATTGCCCGCTGCAAGGGGAGTTCCTTTGGGCGATGGATACATGTCACCCTCGCAGCGGTAATGAAGAGGGCACAAAGCATGACCCAGCAGGGGCAGTTCCTGATTCAAGGGTGGCGGCACTCGAGGCAGAACTTTGACCTATTTTGCATGTGTAGAGACATAAAGATCGCGGGTGCTGCAGTACTGCAGTGTGCACAGAGCTGGTACCAACAGCTGGAGCAACTATTCAGATGCATTATACTACGCAGATCCGGTGCACTTCTTCCAGTTTCTCGTCTAGCGCCGCAACCCCCATGTCTTGAGTCCAGAGGCTCTGTGTTTGTTCCAGTGGAACCAACACGTAGGCCAGCAGAGGAGATGGTGGATGACGAAGAAATAGTGGAGGAGACACAAGTGGTGGAAGGAGAGGCAGCGGAGGGGATACAAGATGGAGAAGATGGAGCAATGTCTGAGAAGATAGAAGAAGAAAGTTCTGAAGGAGGAGAAGTGGGAGAGACATCGTTTGAGGAAGAGATAGAAGAAgatgatgtggaaagaaaagagGGAGAGCCAACTTCTTTGTCAATTTTCCAGTACTGTGCTCGACCTATGCTGACATTGTTTGCAAAGCTATGTTTTTATCGAGATTGGCCATATGGAATTGTTGGCATCAAAAGTAAAAAG GAGGATGGCAGTGCAGCAGAATTAGTGCCCATTACTGAAAGAATAAGTCTGAGGAATCGAATAAAACACATAGAAGATATTCTCACTGCCTTGAAGAAATCAGATATGTTGAATGATACGAATAGTAGCAGTGGCACCACCACGGATGCAGACAACGAAAGCAGCAGCTTCACTGTCAAGAACACTGCCAAAGAAAGCAGGAGCAACCTGAAAGAAATTGACAAGTTGTACATAAATATTGATAAGATAGTGTTCGGTCGAGACAAGGACCGTGCGGATATAATTAGGATGCTTCGTGAGGGACCAGATACCTATGCAGCAAGCTCCAGCACCAGTAAACCTTACTCTGTGATTGGCATATATGGCATTACAGGTTCTGGGAAGAGTACCCTGGCACAATATGTTTGTGATCATGAGAAGTATGCAGGACATTTCAACCTTATCATGTTCGTTCTTGTGGGGAAGACATTCAGCATGGATCTTATATTTCGTGATATGCTTGAGCAGATCACGCAGAGCCGGCCCTCTAAAGACAATGATCTTGAAAGTCTAAAAGCAGAGTTGAAAAAAGAGCTGAAAGACAAATGCTTCTTGTTAGTCCTGGATGATGTCTGGGTCAACGGTGACAATATGAAGGAACGTCGGATTCTACTTGATGTGCTTCTTGTTGGGCAGAGTGGAAGCCGAATCCTGGTGACAGCTCAAAAAACAGATGCCGCAGCAGCTTTAGGTGCTCAGGAGAAAATGCAAATCCCAATACCTGATTTAGAGGAGGAGCAGTACCTCTCAATGTTCATGCACTATGCCCTAGAAGACAGTCAAGTCACAGGGAATGATTATGAAAGATATAAAGCCGTCGGgagaaaaattacaaaaaaactTCGTAGATCACCCATTGCAGCAATAACAGTGGCAGCACGGCTTAAGAGCGAAAGCAGAATTGATTTCTGGGAAAGAACATCAAACCTTGATGTGTTGGATGAAACTATGGGAGCTCTTTGGTGGAGCTATCAGCAGCTTGGTGTTGACATCAggcgatgctttacatactgcAGCATTTTCCCCAAAGCATATACATTACGACGGGATGAGATTGTTGACCTGTGGATAGCACAAGGGTTTGTAAACACCAGGCGTAACGGAACAGAGGAACTGGAAGATATAGGATACAGCTACTTTGATGAATTACAGACATTCTCATTTCTGCAAGTACGACGAAGAACCATTTTGGGCGAGGCAGTGGATTTCACAATTCATGACCTGCTACATGAGTTGGCAGAGAGGGTTTCTGGTAGTGAGTTCTATAGAATTGTTTCGAATGGCTCACCAAAAGAAATCCCGCGAGGGGTTCATCATCTCTTCATTGAGACCAACAATGGATCAGAGATTGTTGAGAAAATTTTGGACATGGGAAATTTGCGCACCCTTATCATTCAGGAGCCTAGGGGCACCATGCGAAAATATCATGACTTGGTAAAAGTCACGGATCGTTTATTCATGAGTCTGAGGAAACTGCGGGTGCTGATTGTTAAGCTACGGCATTGTAGAAACGAGTTGTCAGTCCCAGTATCTATTTATCAGATGAAGCATCTACGTTATCTCCGTGTTGCTTTCATTGTTGGCCATCTGATTTTACCAAGCACATTTAGCAAGCTTTACCATATCCAGACCATAGATATTCCTTGCTTCAGAGCATCCTGTCCTGAAAATATGGCTAATCTAATCTATTTGCGGCACATCTCAGCTTCCCTTTCTTTCCCGAACATTGGAAGGCTGACGTCACTCCAGACAATGGGAAGCTTCTCAGTGAAGGAGGCACAAGGGTATGAGTTGAAGCAGCTGATGCATCTGAACAAACTTCGAGGCAATCTGAGTATATGGGGGCTTGAGGTTGTCGGAAGCAAAGAGGAAGCTCTTGAAGCCTACCTATGCAACAAGGAGCGACTCAGAGAACTGAAACTGACTTTCGGCTGGGGCAACAGGGTTGGTCCAGACATGGAAGCAGAGGTACTTGAGGGCCTTTGTCCCCCAAAGGATCTTCAGGAGCTCACAATCTTGCGCTACAACGGTTCAAGGTATCCTAGCTGGGTGTTGAGTGGCCACCATCCAGATGCCCCAAAGCACCTGCACAAACTTGAACTCTACGAGTGCAGCCAGCTGGCAGCTATTCCTGAAGATAGTGAACTCTTCATTGGTCTGCGTAAGCTTTGCATTTACTGTTGTGACTGGGACAGGTTGCCGGAAAATATGGCGTGCCTCGTGTCGCTCCAGTCACTGTGGATTTGGGACTGCGATAAGATAGAGCTTCTTCCGACGCTGCCCCACCAGGCTCTTAAGACGATTCATATCCAGGGGTGCCCCGTGCTCAGTAGAACCTGCAAAGAAGAGGGACACCCAAATTGGGATATGATCCAGCACATTTCTGAGCAATACATTTGTTTGTAA
- the LOC136489571 gene encoding putative disease resistance protein At3g14460 gives MLTWFATVRFCRDWSYGIFGIKSDKKDTSAVESLVPITERISLKNRIKRIEEILDTSEKSDLLNDKNSSSGTTKDTDKESSSSTVKNSANESSSKQKEIDELSRDSAQKVFGREKDRADISRMLREAPDTYAASSSTSKPYSVIGIYGITGSGKSTLAQYVCDHEKYAGHFNPVMFIHVGETFSVGDVFRDMMEQTTQSRPPNNEGPKSLKTKLKETLKDKRFFLVLDDLWVNDDNQKELDILLDMLTLSAARSGSRVLVTAQKGDAAGALGAHLQLFPMPDLKEKVYLSLLMHHAGPFATDDEYRKYENIGRKIANRLRRSPIAAVTVGKQLQNESTRSWETTANLDVLKKTMGALWWSYKQLGVDIRRCFAYCSTFPKGYRFKRDELVRIWIAQGFVNTGCNRTEDLEDIGQHYFDQLLKFSFLQVQISKFVIKTEAFTIHDLLHKLAVRVSGSEFFRIRLNDSPKDMPRGVLHLFIETNNVAKVIEKILDIGNLRTLIIKEAYAEPVETMKRNHDLEKILDRLFMRLRKLRLLIIKRLFSSRKVFPKSATIIDIPYHEASFPDDMANLIHLRHLDEAAFPNIGSMRSLQTLGTFGVKEEQGYELKQLMHLNKLRGTLRIEGLGFVGSKEEALEAQLSHKKRLRGLELLFGGYIDPDMHRACSLVSF, from the exons ATGCTCACATGGTTTGCAACTGTCCGTTTTTGTCGAGATTGGTCATATGGAATTTTTGGAATCAAAAGTGACAAG AAGGATACCAGTGCAGTAGAATCTTTAGTGCCAATAACCGAAAGAATCAGTCTGAAGAATCGAATAAAGCGCATAGAAGAAATTCTCGATACCTCCGAGAAATCAGATCTGTTGAATGATAAGAATAGTAGCAGTGGCACCACCAAGGACACTGACAAGGAAAGCAGCAGCTCCACTGTCAAGAACAGTGCCAACGAAAGCAGCAGCAAGCAGAAAGAAATTGACGAATTGTCCCGAGACAGTGCACAAAAAGTGTTTGGTCGAGAGAAGGACCGTGCGGATATAAGTAGGATGCTTCGTGAGGCACCAGATACCTATGCAGCAAGCTCCAGCACCAGCAAACCTTATTCTGTGATTGGCATATATGGCATTACGGGTTCTGGGAAGAGTACCCTGGCACAATATGTTTGTGATCATGAGAAGTATGCAGGACATTTCAACCCTGTCATGTTCATTCATGTGGGGGAGACATTCAGCGTGGGTGATGTATTTCGTGATATGATGGAGCAGACCACACAGAGCCGTCCACCTAATAATGAAGGTCCTAAAAGTCTGAAAACAAAATTGAAGGAAACATTGAAAGACAAACGCTTCTTCTTGGTACTGGATGATCTTTGGGTCAACGATGACAATCAGAAGGAACTGGATATTCTACTTGATATGCTCACACTCAGTGCAGCACGGAGTGGAAGCAGAGTCCTTGTGACAGCTCAAAAAGGGGATGCAGCTGGAGCTCTTGGTGCTCATCTGCAGCTCTTTCCAATGCCTGATTTGAAAGAAAAGGTCTACTTATCATTGCTCATGCATCATGCAGGACCATTTGCAACTGATGATGAATATAGAAAATATGAGAACATTGGAAGAAAGATTGCAAACAGGCTACGCAGGTCACCTATTGCAGCAGTAACAGTAGGAAAGCAGCTTCAGAACGAAAGTACCCGTTCCTGGGAGACAACAGCGAACCTTGATGTGCTCAAAAAGACCATGGGAGCTCTGTGGTGGAGCTATAAGCAGCTTGGTGTTGACATCAGGCGATGCTTTGCATACTGCAGCACTTTTCCCAAAGGATATCGATTTAAACGGGATGAGTTGGTTCGCATCTGGATAGCACAAGGGTTCGTAAACACCGGATGTAACCGAACAGAGGATCTGGAAGATATAGGCCAGCACTACTTTGATCAATTATTGAAATTCTCATTTCTGCAAGTACAAATATCAAAATTTGTCATTAAGACTGAAGCATTCACTATTCATGACCTGCTACACAAGTTGGCAGTGAGGGTTTCTGGAAGTGAGTTCTTTAGAATTCGTTTGAATGACTCACCAAAAGATATGCCACGAGGGGTTCTCCATCTCTTCATTGAGACGAACAATGTAGCAAAGGTCattgagaaaattctggacattGGAAATTTGCGCACCCTGATCATTAAGGAGGCTTATGCGGAGCCCGTGGAAACGATGAAAAGAAATCATGACCTAGAAAAGATCTTGGATCGTTTGTTCATGAGGCTGAGGAAACTGCGGCTGCTGATCATTAAGcgcttgtttagttcgcgaaaagttttcccaaaaagtgctaca ATCATAGATATTCCTTATCATGAAGCATCCTTTCCTGATGATATGGCTAATCTAATTCATTTGCGTCATCTCGACGAGGCGGCTTTCCCCAACATTGGTAGCATGAGGTCACTCCAAACACTGGGAACCTTTGGAGTGAAGGAGGAACAAGGGTACGAGTTGAAGCAGCTGATGCATCTGAACAAACTTCGAGGCACTCTGAGAATAGAGGGTCTTGGGTTTGTTGGAAGCAAAGAGGAAGCTCTTGAAGCCCAGCTAAGCCACAAGAAGCGACTCAGAGGACTGGAACTGCTATTCGGCGGGTATATTGATCCAGACATGCAtagagcctgttcgctggttagtttctga